The Hippoglossus stenolepis isolate QCI-W04-F060 chromosome 12, HSTE1.2, whole genome shotgun sequence genome segment TCCCAGATGAGaactgcagctctctctctattttgttgtttccttttgtaggttttaaattgaataaCAGACTGAACCAGGTCTTGGTCGCCCGGTACGCAGAGAACGAAATGGTTGACTTTGACAACTTCATCTGCTGCTTGGTCAAACTTGAAGCCATGTTTAGTGAGTAATAATGTTGTAGATGTCATTAGAAATATATGAACCAAAATTTTACACCATATTATCTGACGGAGTATACATCGTAATAATAAGTATGAATACAGCTGTAATTACAATATTTTGACAAATAATACCAATGTCTAATTGTTTAACAGGATCTTACCAGCAGTTTGACAAGGAGGGATCAGGAGTGGCTGAGATGAACGTCACAGAGGTAAtttctgttttaaaagaaaGCCCCGACAGTTTTTCAATCTTTTCTGTTATTCTAACTTTATTTCTCACGTTGCCAGTGGCTTTACCTGACAATGTGTGGATGAGGAAGAGACGTTACTGGACGAATAGTGTAAAGGTACAGACCACCGCGAACCGGGACCCTGAAGACCCCTCAGCCTTAGTGACCTGCTGATCCTTTAACACATCCCACATCAGCACCTGAAGTAGCAAAAACAAATGCTGTGTAACAAATAACCAAAGTCGAACCAAGACGCGTATCCCGGCTGAATTTAAGAAACTATGCAAACCTACAGTAGGAAGCAGTCATTGTGCTACATAAACTGTCTTCTCGAAATAAACAGCATGAGTTTGTGCATGACAAAAATCACTAGCTATGATGTGCACTGTAGCAGTTGATTTTACACTgctacattttagttttgttgtcTGTATGAATTAACTGACATACTAACATTTGATCTTGACATCCCACTGAagcaggttaaaaaaaatagattgaTTTTCAGATGTTAAAGTCTGTAACTGTAGTGCTTTAAATAGTTAAGTCTTATAGTTTTGCTCAATCATTCTCGTTTCCATTTTGACCAGATTTTTTAATcactgaaatattattttaaacaggAAATTCTCACCTCAGTGAAGAGTTGGTAGTTTTAATCTTgcaccagtaggtggcagtatAGGCCTGGATCTGATGTCATTGAAgttttgtattaattattatttttggcaTTGATACTGAAGTTTAGCCTGTTTATATATTACACCAGTCGTCTTCAGTTGACGTTAAAAGTCCAGCAGCTAAatttggttgttttattttgcacttGGATTTTAGTAAGCGGTTTCGTGAAGTTGCCTCACATTGAGAAATAATGTATTAGTTCACTCAATTGACATATGCAGGGATCACATGATACTGAATGCCTTATAGACGACACCATGATGTTGTTAACAGCTATTAAAAATGTGCCAGTcatatgttttgtgttgtgaatGTATGTCGTGCCTTCAATAAATATTGCCCTCGTAGTTATGATTTCTCTATTGTGTTCATGACAACATAATCTTGCCCCACATTTGGCTGCTCCTAAAAACTCCTATGCATTCACGGTAAAGGTTATATTTACAGTAAGCATAGAGAGGCCTCAGAAAAAGTCAAACATGTTGACAAAGACTTGAATCTACTTCATGCATTAAGTAACAAAAGGAATACCATATAGAGGCAATTTGTGTGACTCAGTGTTTGCTCCTTTTAAGCTTTACTGAAGGGAAAATATACAATTATGAATCGTCTTTTATTCCCCAGCAGATGGGAAAATGTACAGATTATATATGGAtttcaaaaacaacagctggCTGATACAGTTATCAAACAAATGCACTAGCAATTGCCAACACTTTAGAGTAGTCTCCCTCCAGTTTCCGCAGATGTGTTGGTATAGGAACTTTAATCCTCGTCCCTGTAGGGTTCCCGTTTTCCTCAATCAGAACGACATTGTTCGAGTCAAAGCGTGGACTCATGCGATCTCCAGGCATTTTGTGTCCAACGATCAGcgctttcttcttctgtccctTGATGGCAAGCAGCACTCTGTCACCAACTTTTCCTACGCCATTCTTGGTGTAGACATGGATTACTCTTGGCGGACGGTGATGCGGCGTATTTCCAAGAGAGCTGTTGTCCACCACCCGGACTCTCGACATTTTCTGAATGGCTGCTGCAACAGCAGACACACTGGCAAGAAAAATAGTAAATATAGTAAATCAACTAATGACTGAATTTCCTTGAGAGCACCCCCCCCCTCAGTCAGCTGTCATGCAGAATAACTGAACAAGTTAACTTTAGTATTTCACCCCCCCACCTATTTCTGAAGTCAAACAAATTGTGACAGTATCCATGTTGACTTCACTGGGATATGAAGATACAAACTTTCGAGACATTAAAGTTTTGATATTtcaatatacaaacacaacgTCCACCTAACAAAGAGTAACAGTTACCTGGTGAGTATCATCCCTTCGATTCATGCAACAAGGttattttcatctgtgttgtttatttgttatttgataaGGTTAATCAAAATCTACTGGTCAGAGTCCCATGAaccctggtggaaggatgtggtgagTATCAGGGAAGAGAtcattaaatgttgatgctggtCTGAAACAGTTCAGTCCAGATCAAGGATTGTTTTATCACTTTTGTCAACAgtgcaacatttttgttgatttgtcaAAGAgtgtgaatcttgatgaaataattcTGACATATTCAGCGGATCAATACCTAGGCCTGTGTGGTTGTTTTAATTatagggaactgttgggccttgtagTGAAGTATATTCTGTTTCTTGGCTAAATTTAACAGCATGTTCTATAGTTTAAAAGCacaattttttttcacattttcataactgaaaacaatataaaatataaaataatgtaaacacTTGGCTCCACACCTGAGGGATAGACCTCTTACCTGAAAGTCCTCTGGCGGATTACGGACGATGGACCCACGAGGAGGCCAGTCAGGGACCTTGAAAGTTGGGGGAGAGCCATAACTACGAGAACTGTgtcagctggagagagaaaacatacaACAGTTAGCTGCTAATAAGCTAACGGGTTTGACGGTATCGCTAGCATTAGATTCTAAAACAAGGCGGATTCTAACGACAGAGACGAATGATTTATGGTTTAGCGAGTTTACTCCAAACgataataatacaaatgcaAGAATATTTCTTTAAGAAAGCAGCAACGGTTCAGTTAAAATCATGTGTCTCGTTAGCTTTACCCTGTGATCACGCTCCATGCCAATGTCAAAAGTGTGACGTCGGTGAAATGCGACCGGCTAGCTTTAGCCGAGCTAGCCGATAGACGCAATGTTCATTAGCtagatagataaatatataaatatttcacaatgtaAACAGTTTGATCCGctttattttgatgattattCTTGAATCATGAACAATGTGTGCTCGTGCAAACAAGAGCAccaaacaaaaagcacaaaggCGGCTACCGGCGTCAGCTAGCTTGTTTGTTAGTCTGTTTACGTCATCCGAAAGCGCTGAGGGAACACATAGCTATAGAAAAACATAGAAGCTGCACAACGAAGACCCTACGAAGATCCCGTTCATGGCCCAGAAGGGCGAGTCGCCTCTCTATGTCGTCGCCCTCTAGGTACGTCACGCTGATAACCCTCCGCTGGCAGACAGACTGGTTGGGTTAGCGCAGACTTGTCGAACCGGCTGACAGACGCAGCCGAGACAGCGGAGGATTGTCCGTCATCACGAACAGTTACACGGCCTCACCGACTCGCTCGgattcagtgttgtgtttcacAGAGGCTGGTTCGAAGCGGGAATTCGGCCGCCGGGCGTTAGACCACCTCCACCTGT includes the following:
- the mrpl14 gene encoding 39S ribosomal protein L14, mitochondrial — encoded protein: MALPQLSRSLTGLLVGPSSVIRQRTFSVSAVAAAIQKMSRVRVVDNSSLGNTPHHRPPRVIHVYTKNGVGKVGDRVLLAIKGQKKKALIVGHKMPGDRMSPRFDSNNVVLIEENGNPTGTRIKVPIPTHLRKLEGDYSKVLAIASAFV